From Aegilops tauschii subsp. strangulata cultivar AL8/78 chromosome 5, Aet v6.0, whole genome shotgun sequence:
CGCGGACATTTCCTGATACAACTACGGTCTCATGTGGGATCGTTAATGACAACGAGCTACAAGGTAATCAAATTTTGCCTACTCATTCAACAATGGCTGGCATGTTTATGTTATATTCTCTAATTTTAGGGTTTGCCCTGAATGACACCAGATGCAAAGGTAATCATGTATGACACCCAAGAAACAGAGCATAAAACGGAAGAAGAACGCAAGAGAGACCATAGAAACGCCCTGAGGAGGGCTTCCTATCGACGGAAGAAACAATATAATGTTCAAGTTGAACATGCACAGACCCTTCATTTATCAGGTAAGCTTATAATGATTTAACCATTATGGTCAGAACCGTCTTAATAATTAAGCATTAATATGTGTGGACAACTTAGGTTCACCAGGCAATCCCACTAGCTCTAACTATACATCATTCTCGCGTGATGCGCGGACATTTCCTGATACAACTACGGTCTCATGTGGGATCGTTAATGACAACGAGCTACAAGGTAATCAAATTTTTTCCTACTAAAACAGCAATTGCTTGCATCTTAGTGGTATGATCTCTAATTTTCGGGAATGTGTGTAATGGATCCAGATGTGATTTTGAATGACACACAAGAAACAGAGGAAAAAACAGAAGAAGAACGCAAGAGAGACCATAGAAACGCCCTGCGGTGAGCTGCTTATTGGAGGAACAAGGATAAGCATATCAAAGATCAAAACAAACGTCCATCTGGTACTTCAGGTATACGCTTACGTTCAATATCCTTTTCGGAAGCCGGGCCCTACTATTCTAGATGGCACTCCTCCCGTGCCGATAAGTCAAACTGTTCTAACTATGTTTTGAAAATAATATTGATCCAGACGACCTGAATATCCCTAGCGTTACAGAATTAATGAAAGAGGGAGCAACATGTCCCCCTTCAACTTTACACGCGTCTGTCATTCAAGACACTATTCTAGCTAGGAGGCAAAGTGACAATGAGCGGAAACGTAATTCAACAAACGAGCAAAGGGAGGCGAAAAACGCAAGTAGCAGAGCATGCCATCAGAAGAAAAGTGACGAATTAACGGTGGAGGTTAGAGAAACAAAGAATGAAAAAATACGCGTGACTCGCGTGCAGCGCCGCAAAAGCATGTCGGTGATTGAGAAGGGGGAGTCAAGTGCACAGAGGAAGGCCAATTATGAAAGAAGGAAAAAAACACCGTGCAAAGAATGCATCGCAATCCCCCTTACAAACCTTGCAAACTCAACCTCTGAATGGCCCACTTCCCCAAGCCGCGCATCACCCGTCTCTAGGGCCGCAAAAGATGATTCATCTGATGGCGATCCGGGGACGAACATGCCGAGATACTCTGCCAGTGCTGATGGTATGAAATTGCGATTGTCAGTTTCTTATGCTCATTCTCAGCATGTCGTTCTAACATGATCTTGTATGTTCTCGCATTCTGTACGACGACACAATGCAGAAGACATCGATGTATTCCAAAGCGGCACCATGGGCGATGAGCAGGAAGCACACGACTTGATTGATGAGGAGTACTACATGTTTTGCAACGAAGGTATTGCCAACTCTACACTATGACACTGTGGAGCTTTATTGTTGTGTCGTTTATTTTTTATTACTGTTTTGTacgtgatttttcaacaaatgcCCGCAGGATCCGATAACGACATATTGGATGATGACGAGGAAGCGAGCATGTATAGCGCTAAACCTAGCGAGATTGATCCATTTGACACTGTCTACTCAAACATTCCAGACAACACTCACATCCTGAAAGTCGACGAAAATTGCAAACACTGCAAGGCCAGAAAGTTTGAGTCTGAGACTGACGGCTTCTGCTGTCGCAATGGCCAGATCGAGCTTAAGCAACCGGAACCAATCCCAGAGCTTATGAGGCTATGGTCCAGCATGGATGCAGATTCTAGACATTTTCGGGAGAACATACGTTTCTTCAACGGGCATTTCGCCTTCACAACCCTTGGGGTCAGCCTTGATGAAAACTACACTAACATGAAGTCTGGGGTGTACACATTCCGAGCACACGGCACCATCTACCACAATGTCCATTCGTTCGGGCCTAGCTCCCGTCCAGAACATCTGCAGTTGTACTTCTATGACGACGACCCTAACCTAAATCATCGTAAGGCGGCCACCAAGCAATTAGACCAGGATGTCGTGAAGAGGTTAGTAGACATACTCAAAGAAAACCCATACTCCCAGCAATTTAGGAGTTTGGGTGCACACAAGGACAACCTCGATGATTATAGGATAGATCTAAACACCGATAAGAGGCTTGACCAAAGAAGATATAATAAACCGGTGTCATCTGAAGTCGCTGCAATTTGGGTTGAGGGCACTGACCTAGCAAAAAGGTTTGACCGCAGGATAACACTTTGTGGTAACAACAACGAAAGGCATAGTATATGTGTGACCTCAGGGGCATATGACCCGTTGTCTTATCCATTATTCTATCCAATGGGTTAGCTAGGTTGGCATCCGAAGCTACCCAAACGTAATGTTTCTTGGGAGGTTGTACAAAATCCTCGTTTGTGTCatgatgacgaagatgatgcaGGTATGTTGTTTGTGTCCCACTTTGTTACAAATAATTTCTTGTTTTTAAAAATAATGCTCACGCGATGGTACTCAAACATGTGCAGAGGGGAATAGCAGGTTATGCGTCTCCGTTAGAGACTACTACTGTTACATGTTGCAAACACGGCTTGCGATCTTCAATCCAATACTTTGTGGAGCACGCCTACTGCAGCAATGGGCGGTTGACATGTACATCAAGATTGAGAGCTGTCGGTTGAGGTGGTACAGGAAGAACCAGACGCAGATCCGTGCCGATTTGTATAAAGGAGTTGTTGATGCGATCACATCGGGTGAGACGCGAGCAAGCGCTGTTGGGGTAAGAATAGTGCTCCCTGGAACTTACCCTGGTGGCGACCGCGACATGAAGAAGAGACATATGGATGCCATGGCAATTGTCCATACATACGGGAAGCCTGACATCTTCTTGACCATGACTTGCAACCCTAAATGGGAAGAGATAACAAATGAGTTGCTTCCTGCACAGACGGCGCAAGACCGACCTGATATTGTGGCTCGCGTGTTCTATGGCAAACTAGAGGCTATGAAAGATATGTTGCTCAAGAAGATGGTCCTGGGTGTTGTTGTTGCTTATGTTTACGTAGTTGAGTTCCAGAAGAGAGGCCTCCCCCACGCACATTTTTTGTTGATCATGGATTCAACGTATAAGCTTCTTGTCCCAGAGCAGTATGATCGACTCATTTCCGCAGAGCTCCCAGACAAGCAAAAGTATCCTGAATTGTATGCAATGGTGGTAAAACATATGATGCACGGACCATGCGGTGCTCTCAACCCGAAGAATGTTTGCATGCAAGATAATGAATGCAAGTGCAGATACCCGCGGCCGTTTAATGAGAACACGATACAAGGCAAGGACTCATACCCAGTTTATCGGCGTAGAGACGATGGTAGACGCGCTAAGGTTCAAGGGAAAATGTTGGACAACCGATGGGTTGTGCCATATAACCCTTACCTTCTGCGGATGTTTAATTGCCACATCAACGTCGAGGTCTGCTCTAGCATAAAGGTTGTAAAATACATTTATAAGTACATTTATAAGGGCCATGATAAGGCTTCTTTCAGCATCGACCAGCCAGACGCTGATGGTAACATTGATGAGATCAAGAGATACGTTGACGCAAGATGGGTCACCCCTCCGGAGGCTATGTGGAGGATATTTGGCTTCCCACTGTGTGCCAATTACCCGCCTGTCTTGCAGTTGCCTCTTCATCTCCCGAATATGCACAGGGTTGCATTCAATGCACAGGCTGACTTGAAGAATGTTGTATCCTCCGAGAATGCTTCAAAATCCATGTTAACGGAGTATTTCAAGGCAAACGAACTACACCCTTGGGCAAGGCATATATTGTACAAGGATTTCCCCGGAAGCTTCACGTgggagaagaaaaagaagataTGGAAGAGGCGGGTGGAGCGTTTTCAACTAGGTCGTATCGTGTCTGCCAATCCTGCCGAGGGGGAGCGATACTACCTTCGTGTGTTGTTGAACCATGTTCCGGGGAAAACATCATTTGAGGACTTGCTCACCGTCGACGGCGTGGTATGTGGGAGCTTTAGAGAGTCCGGTGAAAGGTTGGGACTCATCGAGGCAGACAACACGCTAGATGACTGTCTTACTGAGGCGGAGCAGTGGGCTATGCCATGTTCTCTTAGGAGGCTCTTTGCAACAATCTTGGTGCACTGCGAGCTAGGCGACGTGCGCGGGTTATGGGATAGACACCTCGAGCCTATGTCCGATGACTATCGTCGGACACGCACGTCCCCGAACGAGGTGGAGCAGATGGTGTTGCTTGACATTAGGGGTATGTTGTAGTCTATGGGTAAAGACATTATTGATTTTGCTCTTCCAACGATCGATGATGCATTTGACCCAACCGAGGGCGAGGCCAGAGAGATCATCGAGGAATCAACCATTGAGTTTGACGAAAGTGACACTAAATTGTCATCTTCCCTGAATTTTGAGCAAAGGGCTGCATACGACGAGATACTAGCGGCTGTTGAACGCGGTGATGGGGGTATATTCTTTGTTGATGGCCCTGGAGGTACGGGGAAGACCTTCCTTTACAGGGCGATGCTCGCCAAGGTGAGGCGCGAGGGCAAGATTGctatcgctaccgcgacgtcgggCGTCGCTGCTTCTATCATGCCTGGCGGCAGGACTGCCCACTCGAGATTCAAAATCCCACTGAGTTGTGATGATGGAGCCTCGTGCAGCTTCACCAAGCAGAGTGGGACCGCCAAGCTGCTAAGGATGGCCTCATTGATACTATGGGACGAGGCCAGCATGACTAAGCGACAAGCGGTTGAGGCATTAGACAATAGCATGCGCGACATCATGGGAATACGCGACCGACCCTTTGGAGGAAAG
This genomic window contains:
- the LOC141022546 gene encoding uncharacterized protein produces the protein MGDEQEAHDLIDEEYYMFCNEGSDNDILDDDEEASMYSAKPSEIDPFDTVYSNIPDNTHILKVDENCKHCKARKFESETDGFCCRNGQIELKQPEPIPELMRLWSSMDADSRHFRENIRFFNGHFAFTTLGVSLDENYTNMKSGVYTFRAHGTIYHNVHSFGPSSRPEHLQLYFYDDDPNLNHRKAATKQLDQDVVKRLVDILKENPYSQQFRSLGAHKDNLDDYRIDLNTDKRLDQRRYNKPVSSEVAAIWVEGTDLAKRFDRRITLCGNNNERHSICVTSGAYDPLSYPLFYPMG
- the LOC141022547 gene encoding uncharacterized protein, which produces MYIKIESCRLRWYRKNQTQIRADLYKGVVDAITSGETRASAVGVRIVLPGTYPGGDRDMKKRHMDAMAIVHTYGKPDIFLTMTCNPKWEEITNELLPAQTAQDRPDIVARVFYGKLEAMKDMLLKKMVLGVVVAYVYVVEFQKRGLPHAHFLLIMDSTYKLLVPEQYDRLISAELPDKQKYPELYAMVVKHMMHGPCGALNPKNVCMQDNECKCRYPRPFNENTIQGKDSYPVYRRRDDGRRAKVQGKMLDNRWVVPYNPYLLRMFNCHINVEVCSSIKVVKYIYKYIYKGHDKASFSIDQPDADGNIDEIKRYVDARWVTPPEAMWRIFGFPLCANYPPVLQLPLHLPNMHRVAFNAQADLKNVVSSENASKSMLTEYFKANELHPWARHILYKDFPGSFTWEKKKKIWKRRVERFQLGRIVSANPAEGERYYLRVLLNHVPGKTSFEDLLTVDGVVCGSFRESGERLGLIEADNTLDDCLTEAEQWAMPCSLRRLFATILVHCELGDVRGLWDRHLEPMSDDYRRTRTSPNEVEQMVLLDIRGML